The Montipora capricornis isolate CH-2021 chromosome 6, ASM3666992v2, whole genome shotgun sequence genome has a window encoding:
- the LOC138052558 gene encoding uncharacterized protein has translation MGCRKTTSTWAQNLKVGPEYRQYTVQLTRDIGCFCEEYRIYVNGQEMEEHGLKYNPCSPLCCAGGKFEWEQDGHAFLLMFNSLSLTNFSGGFRLFIDGVDVNTGREFSAFWRRRGWQIMFGGLVVLLIGIALSLIFHFVHRRRGTDYGIALGYAFVFSGLFDILWGLIPVIRYWKPRYPRPQTVEYRSSNAV, from the coding sequence ATGGGTTGCCGTAAAACAACATCCACTTGGGCACAAAACCTTAAAGTTGGTCCTGAATATCGACAGTATACCGTGCAGCTAACTCGAGATATCGGCTGCTTTTGCGAAGAATATCGCATCTACGTGAATGGACAAGAGATGGAGGAGCACGGCTTGAAGTACAACCCTTGCAGTCCTCTCTGTTGTGCTGGTGGGAAATTTGAGTGGGAACAAGACGGGCATGCCTTCTTGTTGATGTTCAATTCCTTGTCTTTGACAAACTTCAGCGGAGGATTTCGGCTTTTCATAGATGGGGTAGACGTGAACACTGGGCGAGAATTCTCAGCGTTTTGGCGCCGTCGTGGATGGCAGATCATGTTTGGGGGTCTTGTGGTTTTGCTCATTGGTATTGCTCTTTCTTTGATATTTCATTTCGTTCATCGTCGGCGAGGAACCGATTACGGAATAGCTCTTGGTTACGCCTTTGTCTTCTCTGGGTTGTTTGATATTCTTTGGGGGCTTATCCCTGTCATCCGATATTGGAAGCCGCGATACCCTCGACCACAGACAGTCGAATACAGATCGTCAAATGCCGTGTGA